The following coding sequences lie in one Actinomycetes bacterium genomic window:
- the rpmB gene encoding 50S ribosomal protein L28: MAATCEICGKGPSFGNSISHSHRRTRRRWNPNIQSLRVRVGGTPKRISVCTSCIKAGKVTR; encoded by the coding sequence GTGGCTGCCACCTGCGAGATCTGCGGCAAGGGGCCGAGCTTCGGCAACAGCATCTCCCACTCGCACCGGCGCACCCGGCGGCGCTGGAACCCCAACATCCAGTCCCTGCGCGTGCGGGTGGGCGGCACGCCGAAGCGGATCTCGGTGTGCACGTCGTGCATCAAGGCCGGCAAGGTCACCCGCTGA
- a CDS encoding DAK2 domain-containing protein, which translates to MTSVLPFRAADVRRAAEAALAALGRTRAEIDSLNVYPVPDRDTGTNLYLTAEAVLAALPEGAETVDAAEALRAAVRGALLGARGSSGVIVSQLLRGAVEGLSEGGPAVEAVRRALRRASDAAWAAVAAPVEGTVLSVAAAVAKAAESVQADDPLRVLAEAVREAHEALARTPEQMELLRAAGVVDSGARGLVVLLDSLLETVSGVAPPPVSAREEARPPALPRPAHDLLPEGGPAFEVMYLLEADDDAVEALREQLAGLGDSLLVVGGEGLWNVHIHVDDVGAAVEAGIRAGRPYRIAVTHFGDQRARAAVRPAGGHRVVAISAGPGMTSLLERAGAVVVPAPPGRRPSSAEMLEAVRRTGAADVILLPHHRDLLPVAEAAAVEARADGIRVAVVPTTAAVQVLSALAVHDPGRAFGEDVVAMTAAARATRHGGVTVSTREALTMAGVCRPGDVLGLLGGDIGEVRPAADATEREEAVALVAQDVLDRLLGPGGELVTLVLGEEAEASLGSRLQGYLAARHPEVDVTVVEGGQPLYLLLVGVE; encoded by the coding sequence ATGACCTCGGTGTTGCCCTTCCGGGCCGCCGACGTCCGCCGCGCAGCTGAGGCTGCCCTCGCCGCCTTGGGCCGGACCCGCGCCGAGATCGACTCCCTCAACGTCTACCCGGTCCCCGATCGGGACACCGGGACCAACCTCTACCTGACGGCGGAGGCCGTGCTCGCCGCCCTCCCGGAGGGGGCCGAGACGGTCGATGCCGCGGAGGCCCTGCGGGCGGCCGTCCGCGGGGCCCTCCTCGGTGCCCGCGGCAGCTCCGGCGTGATCGTGTCCCAGCTGCTGCGCGGTGCCGTGGAGGGACTCAGCGAAGGCGGCCCGGCCGTCGAGGCGGTGCGCCGCGCCCTGCGAAGGGCATCGGACGCGGCGTGGGCGGCCGTCGCCGCCCCGGTCGAGGGCACGGTGCTGTCCGTCGCGGCCGCCGTCGCCAAGGCGGCAGAGTCGGTCCAGGCCGACGACCCCCTGCGGGTACTGGCGGAGGCGGTCCGGGAGGCGCACGAGGCACTGGCCCGCACACCGGAGCAGATGGAGCTGCTGCGGGCCGCCGGCGTCGTCGACTCCGGCGCCAGGGGCCTGGTCGTGCTGCTGGACAGCCTCCTCGAGACCGTCTCCGGCGTCGCCCCGCCGCCGGTGAGCGCCCGCGAGGAGGCCCGCCCCCCCGCGCTGCCCCGGCCCGCCCATGACCTGCTGCCCGAGGGCGGGCCGGCGTTCGAGGTCATGTACCTGCTGGAGGCCGACGACGACGCGGTGGAGGCGCTGCGCGAGCAGCTGGCCGGCCTCGGCGACTCCCTGCTGGTCGTCGGCGGCGAGGGGCTGTGGAACGTCCACATCCATGTCGACGACGTTGGCGCCGCCGTCGAGGCGGGCATCCGGGCCGGACGGCCGTACCGGATCGCCGTCACGCACTTCGGCGACCAGCGAGCCCGGGCCGCGGTGCGCCCGGCGGGCGGCCATCGCGTCGTGGCGATCTCCGCCGGTCCCGGCATGACGTCGCTGCTGGAGCGGGCCGGCGCCGTGGTCGTCCCCGCGCCGCCCGGGCGGCGCCCCTCCAGCGCGGAGATGCTCGAGGCGGTACGCCGTACCGGAGCGGCCGACGTCATCCTGCTGCCGCACCACCGCGACCTCCTGCCGGTCGCCGAGGCGGCCGCGGTCGAGGCGCGGGCGGACGGCATCCGCGTGGCCGTCGTCCCGACCACCGCGGCCGTCCAGGTGCTCTCGGCGCTCGCCGTGCACGACCCGGGACGCGCCTTCGGCGAGGACGTCGTGGCGATGACCGCCGCGGCGAGGGCGACCCGCCACGGCGGGGTGACGGTCTCGACGCGCGAGGCGCTCACCATGGCGGGGGTGTGCCGACCCGGAGACGTCCTCGGCCTGCTCGGCGGCGACATCGGCGAGGTTCGGCCCGCCGCCGACGCGACGGAGCGAGAGGAGGCGGTGGCCCTGGTGGCCCAGGACGTGCTGGACCGGCTGCTCGGCCCGGGCGGGGAGCTGGTCACCCTCGTCCTGGGGGAGGAGGCGGAGGCCTCGCTCGGGTCCCGGCTGCAGGGCTACCTCGCCGCCCGGCATCCCGAGGTCGATGTCACCGTCGTCGAGGGTGGTCAGCCGCTCTACCTGCTTCTGGTGGGCGTCGAATGA
- a CDS encoding ATP-dependent DNA helicase RecG, with amino-acid sequence MTAPVGLDMPLREVLDARTAKALAAGLGLHDVEDLLRHYPRRYQVRGELTPIRELAVGEVAAVEAEVVSATSRRLGDAHRGRRSRTLQRVVVTDGVDTLELVFFNQAFRLDKEFQAGQHAYFEGKVVERLYRGHRSIQLLHPKILTQADDVDGGITPVYPAVSAIGSDAIGKAVQAVLDQLGPLEDPLGEDLLRTHGFPPLGEAFRLVHRPHAEADAARARRRFRFEEAYVLQVILARRRSSARGLPATSRRPRPGGLLDAFDARLPFELTKGQREVGDLLLRELAEEHPMHRLLQGEVGSGKTVVAVRAMLAVVDAGGQAVLLAPTEVLAQQHARSVADLLGPLAQRGMLGGAENATRIAVLTGSMGSAARRQALLEVASGDAGIVIGTHALLEEHVQFFDLGLVVVDEQHRFGVEQRAVLATRGAQGRAPHVLVMTATPIPRTVAMTVFGDLETSTLTELPQGRAGIETFVVPAGDERFMRRVWERIREEVAAGRQAYVVCPRISSADDSPDRERGGGRRPPTAVEDLAAQLSAGPLAGLRLEVLHGQLPPEAKEDVMRRFGAGVVDVLVATTVVEVGVDVPNASVMVVVDAEAFGVSQLHQLRGRIGRGEHPSLCLLVTDYEGGPVRDRLDAVAGTLDGFALSEVDLRQRREGDLLGAAQSGRRRSLLLSVLDDVDVIEDARSAAREVVDADPDLADRPGLRRAVARTEAEERSEFLDRS; translated from the coding sequence ATGACCGCCCCGGTGGGCCTGGACATGCCACTGCGGGAGGTCCTCGACGCACGCACCGCGAAGGCGCTCGCGGCCGGCCTCGGCCTGCACGACGTCGAGGACCTGCTGCGCCACTACCCGCGCCGCTACCAGGTCAGGGGCGAGCTCACCCCGATCCGCGAGCTGGCCGTCGGTGAGGTCGCGGCCGTCGAGGCCGAGGTCGTGTCGGCGACCAGTCGGAGGCTCGGCGACGCGCATCGCGGCCGTCGGTCGCGGACCCTGCAGCGGGTCGTCGTGACCGACGGGGTGGACACCCTCGAGCTGGTCTTCTTCAACCAGGCGTTCCGGCTCGACAAGGAGTTCCAGGCGGGTCAGCACGCGTACTTCGAGGGCAAGGTGGTCGAGCGCCTCTATCGCGGCCACCGCAGCATCCAGTTGCTGCACCCGAAGATCCTCACCCAGGCCGACGACGTGGACGGCGGGATCACGCCGGTCTACCCGGCGGTGTCCGCGATCGGCTCGGACGCGATCGGAAAGGCGGTGCAGGCCGTCCTCGACCAGCTGGGGCCGCTCGAGGACCCGCTGGGCGAGGACCTCCTCCGCACGCACGGCTTCCCGCCGCTGGGGGAGGCGTTCCGGCTGGTGCACCGTCCCCACGCGGAGGCAGACGCCGCGCGGGCCCGGCGCCGCTTCCGCTTCGAGGAGGCCTACGTCCTGCAGGTGATCCTGGCCCGGCGGCGAAGCAGCGCCCGCGGCCTGCCCGCGACGTCGCGTCGGCCCAGGCCGGGCGGGCTGCTCGACGCCTTCGACGCCCGCCTGCCCTTCGAGCTCACGAAGGGGCAGCGGGAGGTCGGCGACCTGCTGCTGCGCGAGCTCGCTGAGGAGCACCCGATGCACCGCCTGCTGCAGGGGGAGGTCGGCTCCGGCAAGACCGTGGTCGCGGTGCGCGCCATGCTGGCGGTGGTCGACGCGGGCGGGCAGGCGGTGCTGCTCGCCCCCACCGAGGTCCTCGCCCAGCAGCACGCCCGATCGGTCGCCGACCTGCTCGGCCCGCTCGCGCAGCGCGGGATGCTCGGCGGTGCCGAGAACGCGACTCGGATCGCCGTGCTCACCGGCTCGATGGGCAGCGCGGCCCGCCGGCAGGCCCTGCTCGAGGTCGCGTCCGGGGACGCCGGCATCGTCATCGGGACGCACGCCTTGCTCGAGGAGCACGTCCAGTTCTTCGACCTCGGCCTCGTGGTCGTCGACGAGCAGCATCGCTTCGGGGTCGAACAGCGCGCGGTCCTGGCCACTCGCGGCGCTCAGGGCCGCGCGCCGCACGTCTTGGTCATGACCGCCACTCCCATCCCGCGCACCGTCGCGATGACCGTGTTCGGCGACCTCGAGACGTCCACCCTCACCGAGCTGCCGCAGGGGAGGGCGGGGATCGAGACCTTCGTGGTCCCCGCGGGCGACGAGCGGTTCATGCGCCGCGTGTGGGAGCGGATCCGCGAGGAGGTGGCCGCCGGACGGCAGGCCTACGTGGTGTGCCCCAGGATCAGCTCCGCCGACGACTCCCCCGACCGCGAGCGCGGCGGCGGTCGACGGCCGCCGACGGCCGTCGAGGACCTGGCGGCGCAGCTGTCGGCAGGGCCATTGGCCGGTCTGCGCCTCGAGGTGCTGCACGGCCAGCTGCCGCCGGAGGCCAAGGAGGACGTCATGCGCCGCTTCGGGGCCGGGGTGGTCGACGTGCTCGTGGCGACCACGGTCGTCGAGGTCGGCGTGGACGTCCCCAACGCCTCCGTCATGGTGGTGGTCGACGCCGAGGCCTTCGGGGTCAGCCAGCTGCACCAGCTGCGCGGCCGGATCGGGCGCGGCGAGCACCCCTCGTTGTGCCTGCTCGTGACCGACTACGAGGGGGGGCCGGTCCGGGACCGCCTCGACGCCGTGGCGGGGACGCTGGACGGCTTCGCCCTCTCCGAGGTGGACCTGCGCCAGCGTCGCGAGGGCGACCTGCTGGGGGCGGCCCAGTCCGGCCGTCGCCGCTCGCTGCTGCTGTCGGTCCTCGACGACGTCGACGTCATCGAGGACGCGCGGTCGGCCGCCCGGGAGGTCGTCGACGCCGACCCCGACCTCGCCGACCGCCCCGGGCTGCGGCGGGCGGTCGCGAGGACCGAGGCCGAGGAGCGCAGCGAGTTCCTTGACCGGTCCTGA
- a CDS encoding alpha/beta hydrolase, with amino-acid sequence MSFPTPEDRTVVGPDGAVISYTVSGPEGALPVVVHHGTPGSASPSREWLRSTAEHGLRLVTYERGGYGGSSRRPGRRVVDCAGDVVALLDAIGAEVCLTYGRSGGGPHALATAALLPERVLAAASVAGVAPFGGPGMSREEWLAGMGEDNVEEFDAALAGEDVLRPWLEAQRPAMLSLDQDAVTAAMHSLLPQVDLAVFTGEFAEDTLRSFARALAPGVDGWLDDDLEFTRDWGFDLTSIEPPVALWQGSADLMVPFAHGQWLADHVSGAEVHLVEGEGHWSIPVAGPDGVLAGLLRLAGR; translated from the coding sequence ATGAGCTTCCCGACCCCCGAGGACCGGACCGTCGTGGGTCCGGACGGCGCCGTCATCTCCTACACCGTGAGCGGGCCCGAGGGCGCCCTCCCGGTGGTGGTCCACCACGGCACCCCGGGCAGCGCCAGTCCGTCACGGGAGTGGCTGCGCTCGACCGCCGAGCACGGGCTGCGCCTGGTGACCTACGAGCGCGGCGGCTACGGCGGCTCCTCGCGCCGGCCGGGACGGCGAGTCGTGGACTGCGCCGGCGACGTGGTCGCCCTGCTCGACGCGATCGGCGCCGAGGTCTGCCTGACCTACGGCCGCTCCGGCGGCGGCCCGCACGCGCTCGCCACAGCGGCCCTGCTGCCGGAGCGCGTGCTCGCTGCGGCGTCGGTCGCCGGCGTCGCCCCGTTCGGTGGTCCCGGGATGTCCCGGGAGGAGTGGCTGGCCGGGATGGGGGAGGACAACGTCGAAGAGTTCGACGCCGCCCTGGCCGGCGAGGACGTGCTGCGGCCGTGGCTCGAGGCGCAGCGCCCCGCCATGCTCAGCCTCGACCAGGACGCGGTGACGGCCGCCATGCACAGCCTGCTTCCCCAGGTCGACCTGGCCGTGTTCACGGGCGAGTTCGCCGAGGACACCCTGCGCTCCTTCGCCCGGGCACTCGCACCTGGTGTGGACGGCTGGCTGGACGACGACCTGGAATTCACGCGCGACTGGGGGTTCGACCTCACGAGCATCGAGCCTCCGGTCGCCCTGTGGCAGGGCTCGGCGGACCTCATGGTGCCCTTCGCCCACGGCCAGTGGCTCGCCGATCACGTGTCGGGCGCCGAGGTGCACCTGGTCGAGGGCGAGGGGCACTGGTCGATCCCGGTCGCGGGGCCCGACGGGGTGCTCGCCGGACTCCTGCGCCTGGCGGGGCGCTGA
- the rsmD gene encoding 16S rRNA (guanine(966)-N(2))-methyltransferase RsmD: MTRVVGGHARGRRLRVPGGGTRPTSDRAREGLFSALEAALGPLTGRRVLDLYAGSGAVAIEALSRGASHALLVERDAGAVAVVRHNLDEAGLPGGQVIRLAVERLVAEPAPGPPYDVVFADPPYSLPSDALRAVLSDLLDHGWLAPGAVVVVERASRDPAWGWPDGFTADRDRRYGEATLWYGHAAGGRAGA; this comes from the coding sequence CTGACCCGCGTCGTCGGCGGCCACGCCCGCGGCCGGCGCCTGCGTGTCCCCGGCGGTGGGACCCGCCCCACGTCCGACCGGGCGCGCGAGGGCCTGTTCTCGGCCCTCGAGGCGGCGCTCGGCCCCCTCACCGGGCGGCGGGTGCTCGACCTCTACGCCGGGTCGGGTGCCGTCGCCATCGAGGCCCTGTCGCGGGGCGCGTCCCACGCGCTCCTCGTCGAACGAGACGCGGGGGCGGTCGCCGTGGTGCGCCACAACCTCGACGAAGCCGGGCTGCCAGGGGGTCAGGTCATCCGACTGGCCGTGGAGCGGCTGGTCGCCGAGCCGGCTCCTGGTCCGCCGTACGACGTGGTGTTCGCGGACCCGCCGTACTCGCTGCCTTCCGATGCCCTGCGGGCCGTTCTCTCGGACCTGCTCGACCACGGCTGGCTCGCCCCTGGGGCGGTCGTCGTCGTCGAACGCGCCAGTCGGGACCCCGCCTGGGGCTGGCCCGACGGCTTCACCGCCGACCGTGACCGTCGGTACGGGGAGGCGACGCTTTGGTACGGTCACGCCGCCGGCGGGCGTGCCGGAGCGTGA
- the coaD gene encoding pantetheine-phosphate adenylyltransferase, whose translation MRRAVCPGSFDPVTNGHLDVIARAAALHDEVVVAVLVNPAKQTLFDVDERIAMLEELVAAMPGVRVDSWHGLLVDYCGHHDIPAIVKGLRAVSDFDYELQMAQMNYRLAGVETLFVSTNPLYSYLSSSLVKEVARHGGDVSGLVPDSVLSRLAARLRATG comes from the coding sequence GTGCGGCGGGCCGTGTGTCCGGGCTCGTTCGACCCCGTGACCAACGGGCACCTGGACGTGATCGCCCGCGCCGCTGCCCTGCACGACGAGGTGGTCGTCGCCGTGCTCGTCAACCCCGCCAAGCAGACCCTCTTCGACGTCGACGAGCGGATCGCGATGCTCGAGGAGCTCGTCGCCGCGATGCCGGGGGTTCGCGTGGACTCCTGGCACGGGCTGCTGGTCGACTACTGCGGGCACCACGACATCCCCGCCATCGTGAAGGGCCTGCGCGCGGTCAGCGACTTCGACTACGAGCTCCAGATGGCTCAGATGAACTACCGGCTGGCCGGCGTGGAGACTTTGTTCGTCTCGACGAACCCGCTCTACAGTTACCTGTCCTCCAGCCTGGTCAAGGAGGTCGCCCGCCACGGCGGGGACGTCTCGGGACTGGTTCCCGACTCCGTCCTGTCCCGCTTGGCCGCGCGCCTGCGGGCCACGGGCTGA
- a CDS encoding YceD family protein: protein MHRLDARAPLVLDTRELGRRAGTMREMVLTVSAPPDLGLAVIAVPEGSPLKLDLRLEAVVDGVLVTGTARAGLVGECVRCLDPLTSRVEVSFQELYVYPGEHVPPGADGEDEEGAAQLVGDLLDLEPVVRDALVLALPFQPVCEPDCPGLCAECGTRLADDPLHRHASADHRWDALRDLLGPTEAGTGIVSTSQIMNTRQLAHTSDIENSDIENISDIENICDIEKEEG from the coding sequence GTGCACCGCCTCGACGCGCGTGCCCCGCTCGTGCTCGACACCAGGGAGCTGGGGCGGCGGGCCGGGACCATGCGCGAGATGGTCCTCACCGTTTCGGCCCCGCCGGACCTCGGGCTGGCCGTCATCGCCGTGCCCGAGGGCTCACCCCTCAAGCTGGACCTGCGGCTCGAGGCGGTGGTCGACGGGGTGCTCGTGACGGGGACGGCGCGAGCCGGTCTCGTCGGGGAGTGCGTGCGCTGCCTGGACCCCCTGACCTCGCGGGTGGAGGTCAGTTTCCAGGAGCTGTACGTCTACCCCGGCGAGCACGTACCGCCCGGGGCCGACGGCGAGGACGAGGAGGGCGCCGCCCAGCTCGTCGGCGACCTGCTCGACCTCGAGCCGGTCGTGCGGGACGCGCTGGTGCTGGCCCTGCCGTTCCAGCCGGTCTGCGAGCCCGACTGCCCGGGGCTGTGCGCCGAGTGCGGCACGCGGCTGGCCGACGACCCGCTGCACCGCCACGCGTCTGCCGACCACCGCTGGGACGCGCTGCGGGACCTGCTGGGGCCGACCGAGGCGGGGACCGGCATCGTGAGCACCAGTCAGATCATGAACACACGTCAGCTCGCCCACACGAGTGACATCGAGAACAGCGACATCGAGAACATCAGCGACATCGAGAACATCTGCGACATCGAGAAGGAAGAGGGCTGA
- the rpmF gene encoding 50S ribosomal protein L32, translating to MAVPKRKTSRSNTRSRRAQWKAAPLTLTACDRCRQPKLPHRACANCGTYDKRQILSV from the coding sequence GTGGCCGTCCCGAAGAGGAAGACCTCGCGCAGCAACACCCGCTCGCGACGTGCGCAGTGGAAGGCCGCCCCGCTGACCCTCACCGCCTGCGACCGGTGCCGCCAGCCCAAGCTGCCCCACCGCGCCTGCGCGAACTGCGGTACCTACGACAAGCGGCAGATCCTCAGCGTCTGA
- the rnc gene encoding ribonuclease III has product MAEPASVTRTSSYASLETRLGVPVDHDLLVRALTHRSYAYENGGLPTNERLEFLGDSVLGLVVTDTLFRAHPDLPEGQLAKLRAAVVNMRALADVARGLGLGSFVRLGRGEEATGGRDKSSILADTVEAVIGAVYLDRGLDAAADLVHRLFDELVEEASGRGAGLDWKTSLQELTATLGLGVPDYQVSEEGPDHEKTFTAVVRVAGLDRGSGIGRNKKEAEQGAAEAAWTALRRLVPDQPSGDAGTAPG; this is encoded by the coding sequence GTGGCTGAACCGGCGAGCGTGACCCGGACCTCCTCGTATGCGTCCCTCGAGACGCGGCTGGGCGTGCCGGTCGACCACGACCTGCTCGTCCGAGCGCTGACCCACCGCTCCTACGCCTACGAGAACGGTGGGCTGCCCACCAACGAGCGTCTCGAGTTCCTGGGCGACTCGGTGCTCGGCCTGGTGGTGACCGACACGTTGTTCCGTGCCCACCCGGACCTGCCGGAAGGCCAGCTGGCCAAGCTGCGGGCCGCCGTGGTGAACATGCGCGCCCTCGCCGACGTCGCCCGTGGGCTGGGCCTCGGCTCCTTCGTCCGCCTCGGCAGGGGCGAGGAAGCGACCGGCGGGCGCGACAAGTCCTCGATCCTGGCGGACACCGTCGAGGCGGTCATCGGCGCCGTCTACCTCGACCGCGGCCTCGATGCCGCCGCCGACCTGGTGCACCGCCTCTTCGACGAGCTCGTCGAGGAGGCCTCCGGCCGGGGGGCCGGACTTGACTGGAAGACCTCGTTGCAGGAGCTGACCGCCACCCTCGGCCTCGGTGTCCCCGACTACCAGGTGAGCGAGGAGGGTCCTGACCACGAGAAGACGTTCACCGCGGTGGTCCGAGTCGCCGGGCTCGATCGGGGCAGCGGGATCGGGCGCAACAAGAAGGAGGCCGAGCAGGGGGCCGCGGAGGCCGCCTGGACCGCCTTGCGCCGACTCGTGCCGGACCAGCCCTCCGGCGACGCCGGCACAGCGCCCGGCTGA
- the mutM gene encoding bifunctional DNA-formamidopyrimidine glycosylase/DNA-(apurinic or apyrimidinic site) lyase: protein MPELPEVEVVRRGLDRWVTGRTIRHVEVLHPRAVRRHVAGAPDLVARLEGRRVLGASRRGKYLWLPLAERPPAAPAEALVAHLGMSGQLLVEPPEARPEAHLRVCVDFTDGGPQLRFVDQRTFGGLALQALVDDGNGGRVPAGVVHIARDPLDPAFDDDAFVAALRARRTGLKRALLDQGLVSGVGNIYADEALWRARLNGTRATASLRPTEVRRLLAAVREVMTEALAQGGTSFDSLYVNVNGESGWFDRSLAVYGRRDQPCPRCGTPVRRQAFMNRSSYWCPTCQPRPRHPHP, encoded by the coding sequence GTGCCCGAGCTCCCCGAGGTCGAGGTCGTGCGTCGCGGCCTCGACCGCTGGGTCACCGGCCGGACCATCCGGCACGTCGAGGTCCTGCACCCACGAGCCGTACGCCGCCACGTGGCGGGCGCCCCAGACCTCGTCGCGCGCCTGGAGGGCCGCCGCGTCCTGGGTGCGTCGCGACGGGGCAAGTACCTCTGGTTGCCGCTCGCCGAGCGGCCCCCCGCTGCTCCCGCAGAGGCGCTGGTGGCCCACCTCGGCATGAGCGGCCAGCTGCTGGTCGAGCCACCCGAGGCGCGACCGGAGGCTCACCTGCGCGTGTGTGTCGACTTCACCGACGGCGGGCCGCAGCTGCGCTTCGTCGACCAGCGGACCTTCGGCGGGCTCGCCCTCCAGGCACTCGTCGACGACGGGAACGGCGGCCGGGTCCCGGCCGGGGTCGTCCACATCGCGCGTGACCCGCTCGACCCGGCGTTCGACGACGACGCCTTCGTCGCTGCGCTTCGCGCCCGGCGGACGGGGCTCAAGCGCGCCCTGCTCGACCAGGGCCTCGTCTCCGGCGTCGGGAACATCTACGCCGACGAGGCGCTCTGGCGCGCCCGCCTGAATGGCACCCGCGCGACGGCCTCGTTGCGTCCCACCGAGGTGCGCCGGCTGCTCGCCGCGGTCCGGGAGGTGATGACCGAGGCGCTCGCGCAGGGCGGGACCTCCTTCGACTCCCTCTACGTCAACGTCAACGGGGAGAGCGGGTGGTTCGACCGCTCCCTGGCGGTGTACGGGCGCCGCGACCAGCCCTGCCCGCGCTGCGGCACTCCGGTGCGCCGGCAGGCGTTCATGAACCGCTCCTCGTACTGGTGCCCGACCTGCCAACCGCGCCCCCGCCACCCTCATCCGTGA